In a single window of the Buchnera aphidicola (Aphis gossypii) genome:
- the secG gene encoding preprotein translocase subunit SecG, giving the protein MYLFFLVFLIFISIFLNFLILLQPGKNVSNIIHSNISTNIKFINSFRGNNFITNIIGLCAFLFLIISLILCNINDKKINSNLFENYDNTLKKSTLSLKKDKILNTEIPN; this is encoded by the coding sequence ATGTATTTATTTTTTTTAGTCTTTTTAATCTTTATTTCTATTTTTTTAAATTTTTTAATTTTGCTACAACCAGGGAAAAATGTAAGTAATATTATACATTCAAATATATCTACTAATATTAAATTTATTAATAGTTTCCGAGGTAATAATTTTATTACCAATATTATTGGATTATGTGCTTTTTTATTTTTAATAATTAGTCTTATTTTATGTAATATTAATGATAAAAAAATAAATTCAAATTTATTTGAAAATTACGATAACACCTTAAAAAAAAGCACATTATCTTTAAAAAAAGATAAGATATTAAACACTGAAATACCTAATTAG
- the ftsH gene encoding ATP-dependent zinc metalloprotease FtsH → MVKNLIFWLVITVILMSVFQNFNASDSNNHRIDYSTFLSEVNQDQIREVYINGRIISVTKKDSNKYTTYIPMNDPKLLDNLITKNVKVIGEVPEEPSILFSIFISWFPMLLLIGVWIFFMRQMQMGGGKGAMSFGKSKARMLSEDEIKITFDDVAGCDEAKEEVSELVEYLKEPSRFQKLGGKIPKGVLMVGPPGTGKTLLAKAVAGEAKVPFFTISGSDFVEMFVGVGASRVRDMFEHSRKNAPCIIFIDEIDAVGRQRGAGLGGGHDEREQTLNQMLVEMDGFDGNEGVILIAATNRPDVLDPALLRPGRFDRQVIVALPDIRGREQILKIHMRKVPLSKDVDPIIIARGTPGFSGADLANLVNEAALFSARLNNRVVSMAEFEKAKDKIMMGSERKSMVMSDFQKESTAYHEAGHVIVGKLVPDHDPAHKVTIIPRGQALGVTFFLPESDTFSISRQKLESQISTLYGGRLAEEIIYGSKKVSTGAFNDIKVATNLARNMVTQWGFSDKLGPLLYAEEEGEVFLGRTVAKAKHMSDETARIIDEEVKLLIEVNYNRAKNILNENIDILHSMKDALIKYETIDSFQIDDLMARREVRQPKDWTENK, encoded by the coding sequence ATGGTTAAAAACCTGATATTTTGGTTAGTAATTACAGTAATTTTAATGTCTGTTTTTCAAAACTTTAATGCTAGTGATTCTAATAATCATAGGATTGATTATTCTACTTTTTTATCAGAAGTTAACCAAGATCAGATTCGTGAAGTATATATTAATGGCAGGATTATTAGCGTTACTAAAAAAGATAGTAATAAATATACCACTTATATTCCAATGAATGATCCTAAGTTGTTAGACAATCTAATAACAAAAAATGTTAAAGTTATTGGAGAGGTTCCGGAAGAACCAAGTATTTTATTTTCCATATTTATTTCATGGTTTCCCATGTTATTGCTTATTGGTGTTTGGATTTTTTTTATGCGTCAAATGCAAATGGGAGGCGGAAAAGGAGCCATGTCTTTTGGTAAAAGCAAGGCTAGAATGCTATCAGAAGATGAAATTAAAATTACTTTTGATGATGTTGCAGGATGCGATGAAGCTAAAGAAGAAGTCAGTGAATTAGTTGAATATTTAAAAGAACCTAGTCGATTTCAAAAATTAGGAGGGAAAATACCTAAAGGTGTTCTTATGGTTGGACCACCTGGCACTGGAAAAACATTACTTGCAAAAGCAGTTGCAGGAGAAGCAAAAGTTCCTTTTTTTACTATATCTGGTTCAGATTTTGTTGAAATGTTTGTTGGAGTAGGGGCATCTAGAGTGAGAGATATGTTTGAACATTCTAGAAAAAATGCTCCATGTATCATATTTATTGATGAAATTGATGCAGTAGGTCGTCAAAGAGGAGCCGGCTTAGGTGGTGGGCATGATGAAAGAGAGCAAACACTTAATCAAATGTTAGTAGAAATGGATGGTTTTGATGGAAACGAAGGTGTAATTTTAATAGCTGCTACTAATAGACCTGATGTTTTAGATCCAGCTTTATTGCGTCCAGGTCGATTTGATCGTCAAGTCATCGTTGCACTTCCAGATATACGTGGAAGAGAACAAATTTTAAAGATTCATATGCGTAAAGTTCCTTTATCTAAAGATGTTGATCCAATAATTATTGCTCGTGGAACGCCAGGTTTTTCAGGGGCAGATTTAGCTAATTTAGTGAATGAAGCGGCACTATTTTCAGCTCGTTTAAATAATCGTGTTGTTTCTATGGCTGAATTTGAAAAAGCAAAAGATAAAATTATGATGGGATCTGAACGCAAATCAATGGTAATGAGTGATTTTCAAAAAGAATCTACTGCATATCATGAAGCTGGTCATGTTATTGTTGGAAAATTAGTTCCAGATCATGATCCCGCTCATAAAGTTACAATTATTCCTAGAGGTCAAGCACTAGGTGTTACTTTTTTTTTACCAGAATCAGACACATTTAGTATTAGTAGGCAAAAATTAGAAAGTCAAATATCAACTTTATACGGCGGTCGCTTGGCAGAAGAAATTATTTATGGTTCTAAAAAAGTGTCTACTGGTGCTTTTAATGATATTAAAGTAGCTACAAATTTAGCAAGAAATATGGTAACTCAGTGGGGTTTTTCAGATAAATTAGGTCCTCTTTTATATGCAGAAGAAGAAGGAGAAGTTTTTTTGGGTCGCACAGTAGCAAAAGCAAAACATATGTCTGATGAAACTGCCAGAATTATCGATGAAGAAGTGAAATTATTAATAGAAGTAAATTATAATCGAGCTAAAAATATTTTAAATGAAAATATTGATATTTTACATTCTATGAAAGATGCGTTAATAAAATACGAAACTATTGATTCCTTTCAAATCGATGATTTAATGGCAAGAAGAGAGGTTAGACAGCCAAAAGACTGGACTGAAAATAAATAA
- a CDS encoding BolA family protein — protein MNNEKIISILNKKLNLEKIYATGDNNHIKIIAVGDIFKGISQVKRQQIIYAPLISMITEKKIHALSITTYTTEEWKKKQKNLS, from the coding sequence ATGAATAATGAAAAAATAATATCTATATTAAATAAAAAATTAAATTTAGAAAAAATATATGCTACAGGAGATAATAATCACATTAAAATAATTGCAGTAGGAGATATATTCAAAGGTATTAGTCAAGTAAAAAGACAACAAATAATTTACGCGCCTTTAATTAGCATGATTACAGAAAAAAAAATCCATGCTTTGTCTATTACAACATATACAACAGAAGAGTGGAAAAAAAAACAAAAAAATCTTAGTTAA
- the greA gene encoding transcription elongation factor GreA — protein MVNLIPMTIKGAKKLRQELEQLKNKKRPRIIIDIAKAREHGDLKENAEYHSAREEQSFCEGRIKEIELKLSNCQIIDITKIPNDGRVVFGSTVTILNIKNNEIFTYQIVGDDESDFKKNLISINSPMSRGLIGKKINNIATILTPSGSVKYKILKIDYI, from the coding sequence ATGGTTAATTTAATCCCAATGACTATTAAAGGTGCTAAAAAACTTCGTCAAGAACTTGAACAACTAAAAAATAAAAAACGTCCTCGTATTATTATCGATATAGCAAAAGCTAGGGAACATGGTGATTTAAAAGAGAATGCTGAATATCATTCAGCTCGTGAAGAGCAGAGTTTTTGCGAAGGACGAATTAAAGAAATAGAATTGAAATTATCTAATTGTCAAATTATAGATATTACGAAAATACCTAACGATGGCAGAGTTGTATTTGGATCTACAGTAACTATTTTAAATATAAAAAATAATGAAATATTCACTTATCAAATTGTTGGCGATGATGAATCTGATTTTAAAAAAAATTTAATTTCAATTAATTCACCAATGTCAAGAGGTTTAATTGGTAAAAAAATTAATAACATTGCGACTATATTAACGCCTTCTGGTAGTGTTAAATATAAAATTTTAAAAATAGATTATATTTAA
- the rlmE gene encoding 23S rRNA (uridine(2552)-2'-O)-methyltransferase RlmE, translated as MITNNKSNSSKRWLSEHFQDLYVKKAKENKIRSRSWFKLKEIDKDNKLFQLGMNIIDLGSAPGGWSQYAINKVGKKGSVIACDILPMKKIRGVKFFQGDFCNTHTLNSILKNISNHTFNIVMSDMAPNITGCWSIDMPRIIEMCKIALKISKYLLSKHGVFLVKSFQGEGLNEFFEEIKMLFSKVKICKPKSSRPRSREIFILATR; from the coding sequence ATGATTACTAATAATAAATCAAATAGTTCTAAGCGTTGGTTATCAGAACATTTTCAAGATTTATACGTTAAAAAAGCAAAGGAAAATAAAATTCGATCTAGATCTTGGTTTAAATTAAAAGAAATAGATAAGGATAACAAATTATTTCAACTTGGAATGAATATTATTGATTTAGGTTCAGCTCCAGGAGGCTGGTCGCAATATGCAATTAATAAGGTTGGAAAAAAAGGATCTGTCATAGCATGTGATATATTGCCTATGAAAAAAATAAGAGGAGTAAAATTTTTTCAAGGAGATTTTTGTAATACACATACATTAAATTCTATATTAAAAAATATATCTAACCATACTTTTAATATAGTTATGTCTGATATGGCACCTAATATTACAGGTTGCTGGTCTATTGATATGCCTCGTATCATAGAAATGTGTAAAATAGCTCTGAAAATATCTAAATATTTGTTATCAAAACATGGCGTTTTCCTAGTAAAATCTTTTCAAGGAGAAGGTTTAAATGAATTTTTCGAAGAAATTAAAATGTTATTTTCAAAAGTTAAAATTTGTAAACCAAAAAGTTCTCGGCCAAGATCGCGAGAAATATTTATTCTAGCTACTAGATAA